ttctcccgatcggtacaaaAAATCCCCATAATTTTTGGCACGTTTCGTCAAAtatgttcattttataaaataaaaatcatttgactattgttgcataaatatttatgaaattagcaacaattttgataaacaaatagaattcgttctaacttctcaatcGATTGCAATGCTttagttgactaattacgatagctcttttagttacgaagattttggtataaaaaaattagggaactcgcatatcatcaatatttgtgcgtgttttcgtgttgacgttccgtgctccatgccgcgcgacgcacgatattcacgacgttgaagtttgccacagatatgaatttcaaagttgtataatcaatttaaaaaaaactaagaggcatactaaaaagtaaaaacacctctatATTAATCTCGGAAATATATAgatgttccttttttttattttttgtaaacccattttttaaacaattagagcatttgttgttcagcgtaCTGTTGTTCCGTGCTCGTAAATATGGActtcaaagtaaaaaaactaaGGGTCATGTCAAAGAAGTAAAAACActtctggattcgtctcggaaatatctcgatgtgaattttttgttttttcgtttaaacaatttgttaaacaatgacgccatttgttatatttctgcaattgttatgaacaaagtAGGCATCAGATCAAAAAATCAAGTGGACCATTGCATTCCTGTTTATAACAagtgcagaaagataacaaatggcgtaattgctttaaaaaaataattttttttttttaaattcacaacttAATggcatttaatcaaaaaaatttcacttgaaaTGTGTCAGAAGCTTCTATTATATATGCGTCAATTTATTGAgcgtttcaatacaaaaaattttaaacgcttattttaaaagttacaCATTCAAAATGGTTCctctttgagtgttttaatttgaatagaagtttttataacttaaaatgaaaacattGTTGGATTCAAGGTTTCGcaaactatttttgaattttaagtgcTAGTTTTAAAAAGCAAGGGTTCCACATTAAACCTTGTATAACTTAAccttgtcatttttttaacaatctcaaaattaaagagttttgaagattgtgcacattttcaaataaaataataaaaatattaaaagcttaaattttaaattataaattttagagtGTAGGGAGCTTTCATAAAGGATGTGACAATTTTAGGATTATGTTGGGAGAGCCGAACTGTGACAGTCTGTGACAAAAGCACAATGTGGGAATAGGGTGAGGGGGTTGAAAATTCGCCAAAAAACTCTGACATCCTTTATGAAAGCTCCTGTATCGAAGAAGTCAGGATATTCGTACTGAAATTGCTGTACAAATGGCCCCGAGAGGTTAAGAACTTATGAATTCAGGTGTTCACATTCGCTGAAGTCACCGGCGTAAAGTCACATGAAGTCACTCGAATggtcccttttccagctcccacTATTCGAACAGAAACAATCCGTCTACTTGTActaaacaaaatatacaaaaataaaaaaaattttatcttagcCTTATCAAATTGTTATGTTCATATCGATCTActttcgagaaataattttagCGTTtccattgtataatttaaaacacATAATTTAAATAACAGTTACAAATTACcccaaaaaaacttatttccatGAACTTAAAACTTTCCACTTTTCCAAGTATCGAGCCAagtttcttttttcgaatttctttatttgtaaattattggcACTTAACAAGGGACACAAAGAGCATTTGAGGGGTCACATTTTTCTGAGAAATTAGGGATGGGATTCTTAATATTGAAGCTGTTTATGCTTTATGTTTATGCCTTTATGGGATCCCCTTCTCTTCCCCTCATCTGTCCTTTTCCATTCTCTCTTTATCCTATTCGCTCTTTCCTTCTTGATGGATGCTAAGGCAAGGAAAGCTCAGTGCTCGGTAAGTAAACGGTCCCACCAACGGGCCTGAGAACATTTTCCTGAGTCTAGTCGCTGGTCAGTAATATAAAACGTTTGGTACCGGAGGGTTGAGGAATTATGGGTATAGATAGAGCACGCCCATTAAACGTCCTTGAAAATCTATTACGCTGCAGGATTAGGCCTATAGGATTTTTTCCCAGCAAGTAAGCTCAGTTCTCAGTTTCACAGCAGATCTCGAGAGATCAGTACGGTTCAAGAGCAAGTTAATGATTTCAGAATTGTCGTGTATGCATTTTTATGGTAAGAGAAATTCAGatcaatttacaataattgagaaaaaatttgtaaagtgagaacaaataaaaatagtgaCGAAGTGAGTGATGTGTTGAAGTTCATGGGATGATCTACGTCTCAAAGTAAAGCACGTGTGGATAGTGATGAATCTGAAGAAGCATGTGTTGAGTGACTAAAGCATTATTTATATATAGAATGTTTTGGCATAATTTAATgataaagtatttttgatttctGATTCATTAATTGGATATTATGTGTCATGATGTTCAATATTTCGGAGATTTTTTCATCTTGGGATATTtagattaacattatttttgaattataatttgccCATCTACATCACTAGTGTCGGAAAATATCGTGGACGCGGTTAGGGAACGtctaagaaattttataaattctccGCCCCCTATTCTAAGGATTCGTAAGATTTTTGTAACCCCTCCTTCCTTCTGACGTAAACTTTGGTATTTTTGCTcaagatattaattatttttacccttattgagatttcaagagaattcgaaAGATCTGAAAGACTTTCAatacatttcaagggattttaaggcattttaatgAAGTACGTACAGAGTACTTAAAAGAATTACcacatttttaaagaagttaacaacatttccaaaattttacaacAGTTTTACggcatttcaaacgatttcaagggATATTACCTAGTATCCTagtacaattttagaaaatatatacaTTCTTTTCAAGGgatgttatattattttaaggagcAGAAAGAAGTTTAAgcagatttttcaggattttaagaaatattgcgGTTGCAGTCACGAATTTCTAGATGTCAGGAGCTTTAGAAGAGCACAACAACAAAAGagcacaaaaatattttcagattcgtaccccccccccccccccccctcccccaggTAATTGCTGAGTGCTCCCCTTGCGCGAACGGtactaaaaatcactgctgaGTTTAAAGAACAATAACTCTAAACACTTCTTAAAAAGTAGAGATGTTTTTGActgtttaacccttaaacggccaaaacgccactaccggtacactgcttttcaacggccaataactaagactattcgacactagaaaaaattgagatacatatttttttattgcttaacatctcctctttccgatggtgccaatgaaattcctcaaaaaaattatttattatcccaaaatgcagtttaaacaaaaaaaaccgtGATTTTTCgggcctatttttttttgtgaaccattttccaaagcttttcgagtctgtaattaacctggaatctcactaacgggtggaataaatgtctaaactttgagaatccaNNNNNNNNNNNNNNNNNNNNNNNNNNNNNNNNNNNNNNNNNNNNNNNNNNNNNNNNNNNNNNNNNNNNNNNNNNNNNNNNNNNNNNNNNNNNNNNNNNNNatagataatatttttttccgtacattatcagacagaaaaacttgatcatctagattttcagggcaaactttttcttcgttactccatgaaaaaacgtgatttcgttccaattgtttttgagatgctgtgtagttatggaaaacagatctatatgatacattcggtcagagtgcaataaaggttacggagtcgttggaaattttttaatgaaaaactatgcgcttttcggaaaatttgtcaagaataaaaagttcttgtagtcagccgaggaatacgcctgaattttttcggagcgttttgagcaaaattttgaattttgcaaaagttgtccatatgcaaaatccaaaattttgctcaaaacgcttcgaaaaaattcaggcgtattccttggctgattacaagaactttttattcttgacgatttttccgaaaagcgcatcgtttattgtaaaaaaattcatgaatgttttcacaaaaattttgccattaagatgccattttcaaaatactaaaacgaaaaatcgatctttgaactatggattctcaaagtttagacatttattccaccggttagtgagattccaggttaattacagactcgaaaagctttggaaaatggttcacaaaaaaaaatatgctcgaaaaatcacgtttttttttgtttaaactgcattttgggataataaatcaattttttgaggaattccattggcaccgtcggaaagaggagatgttaagcaataaaaatatatgtgtctcaattttttctagtgtcgaatagtcttagttattggccgttgaaaagcagtgtaccggtagtggcattttggccgtttaagggttaaattggATATATAACGTGAGACTCAGGCAAGTTTTGACGAAATTCTGAAATGTATACGacgcaatctttaaaatcttattataatttgaaccaataaaacttttgaaaaatcgtcatgGAATCCCGAGGTATGTCTAAGAATGTACATTGACTGAAGATCATTCATAAAGAATAGGCGCTCTCCAAATgcggggccgtacttaaattgcGTAACGGATTATAGATCCTCTCGAAGCTCCTCCCCCCTGTAAAAAACCGTAACAAAGTATATCTCCCCCACCTTCTTACtgcacgtaatttttagtttccagaaatgtctcccaacaaaaaagtggcataatagtttatatttcaataaaaaaaaatgaaattcgcacaaaccaagaaaaaaaatttttaaaccagcaagacgaattttcgataaataaaaatttgtcactcAAGAGAGAAGTaaagtattcaaacaaaaaatatgactttagaaaaaaattaatttgcccgGAAACTGATGCACTTTTTTCTCCAAATCAAACTATTGGAACATGAGACCGAAGTAAATTCGAAgtgatttgttaaaagaaaaaatttaaattattgttaattgcattattataatgtgtcaaatatgggtctaccaaaaatttgaatttgccgtATTCAAATTACCATTACAGTGTTTTTAGACATTCTGGCTGGGAAAAAGAGtatatatacaaaatatttaaatcttttttaataaaatggaacatattttgtgaattatttgcATCGATATAACcaactataaaaatttaatttctattttttttaatgttggaaaaggggtcgagGTGCTTTAGAATTTGAACCGACTCTTTCTCTTTAACGACTTTagcaactctttcttttttttgtaagtaaaatggtTTATATGAACAAAACGAATAGCAAAATACGtcaagatatataaataaaagttcaaattacacttatttataactttttaccttGCCGGGAATTGTAAAAGGACAACGGTAAGTTAAATACgacaaattcaagtttttggtagaCCCACATTTGacacgttataataatgcaattaacaataactttaatgctatttttaacaagtcgcttcgaatttacttcaatttcaagttacaatagttttattttggaaaaaaaattccaggaaatCAAGGGGGTACCAGCAATTctataatttaaccaaaatggGAAGGgtacattttcagtttcaaaattaattttaaagcaaaaaagaggCTAATAGtctaactttaaaccaaaagagattcTACtttacttttcaagatcaaaatatgaattttttttaacaaaaaataagtttctacgaaaaaaattaaattttctatccaaaaagaccaatgttttcaacaaaaaagggtgaatttttaagaaaatggttgagTTCTataccaagtagttgcattttgatcCGAGAAAGATGAAATCCATACTAAATCAgatgcatttctaataaaatactacaaaactgaaaaagatgaacttttaaatcaaaaagacaaattttcagaaagaataattatcatccgaaaaaaattgcagttaaatTGCAAATgttaaattgtacatttaaaaacgATGACagaagttattaaccgatttcaattttttgttctttacTTTTTTGTCTATCTACTCACAAATTCTTGTCCTTCAGCTCAAACGATTAGATTAATTATATCACTTTTTTCTTTGCTCTATTGAACATATCTAAACTGTGTATTTAACTAATTTGATTTttgcaaagtaaaaaaaagtacaaCATAATTTGATTTATTGTTGGAATTTTGTATACCACTGTGAATAGATTTCCAATGTTCTAAAgcagaagtaatttaaaaaatcattgaaaataattaaaaaatgtaacatttcttaTATAAAGATTTTATGTTCTTTTcgacatgaaaaaataaatgtttaatctttcccctttttcgtaagaaaattacGCTATTTTCCCTTTGTAAGCTCCCTTTGCGTTGTGATAAAGATATTTAATATAATCTCAGAGAAGCGTAATGATCTAATAATGCACGCAATATGAGATGTTAGATTGTTCAGTCTCAGCGTCAAGTTCAGATAAAAAATGTGCAATTCAGTAATTTGTTTCAGTTCCACGCAATTATCGTAAGCGAAATGTTATTTCAGTTCTTGTTATTCGAATTTTGAGGAGTTTCTAAACTTGCAAGCTGCCAAAAGTGTGTGAAAGTTcttgcagaataaaaaaaaatagttaagaatttaaaaaatatataatgaacaaaatgtacAAATATCATGAATAGTTGGCGCAGTAGCAATAGtgataatctatttttaaattaaataaatacataaagatcaaagaaatttaaaaagaagcaaGTTGAGATTTAGAACATTCCAGCGTAGTTGTAAAAGCTGTCATCTTTTCCCATCAGTTTGAAACTTAACCTTTTTTTATGGCTCTTTTCTTAGGAGCGTTTAAATACCTTATGTATGTATGGATTTCCGCCTTCGTGTACATATGCCACATCTAAGAATACCCACTCTTAGCTTTACATTCCGGGAATAGATACAGATTCTCTAGtcccttttttttacaatttgccttctcaaaaatgaaattctcgaaaatgaaaatttcgggCTTGCAAGGAAAACGGAATCGGCTTAATGGGAAATTTTTGGATCCGAGAATATGAGAATGCTGATTCACGCAAATTGCGGCCTATcggtttatgaaattttttatctgtttCATAACTTTAATCATTTCAATCAGCCATCGTGCAGCTATCACCAATTCCGTTgagttattatatatatatatgtttaaatTGTAACCATCGGAATTATATTTACCGGCTGAGCTTATCGCGCTTCAGACAACTCCGCCAGTGAATATTTGAGTCCGCCTACCCggtaaaaagctttaaattcagaaaagttaagaatttgtattcctatgaatacgcaatttttcctccgtctaaaaatcccccagcgggaacagaaaaattgcaaatcctattcctctcaatcgactcagtaaaatttaacgaaatcatctatttaacctatttttcattattaaatctttttataacttataaattcgaaaaatattcaaatttatattttaataatttatttgaatgtcttaaaaaatgcaaaaaagaaatctatgcaaatgtgtgaattttaataattttaactgtagagaggcagagttgaattggtgagaattaaaatttcagaatttacattccacatgaaggaattaaaacaacttattacacatattttgtgaacttattagcaggaattaaataaaatcaaaatataaccaattctgaggaataaaaaatatctctgtgaggtgcgttaccggtacaattggaagaaattaaatatattgaaaacccgTTCTCCTTGGGAGAATATAAAACTGTGTGGTGGTCGccatggaaatagaagtgaataagatTAGGAGGTATCATATTCTTATTGTgccattttagacagatggaaaaatcgcgcatttaaaataatagaataagcttcccttttgcgctgaaatctgaaaatattaagttttctctattctacgcttattagcGGGTAGGGCGCGCGCAgacttattaaaagaaaattcaaaagacagacgcattcgtaaaaacccttttttttggattcaggggatctcaaaacgtggaccttgtGACAAAAAACTGGGGGGatcacaaatctaataccttctatgatgatgtttttcatgaataatgcCAAAATTACGCATCTTATCAAAatgtgattcataacaaatttgtagatctttttccaATGCGCAATTTTTGTCTACTCACCTTTTACcgtattttacataattttgccgaaaaatgtaatttatggatttttcattattttgtatgctgtcaaaatttgaatttttgatttttcaaaaaaattcgaaacgttGTTATGACatcttgtaggacattcaaaaagcaacatttttttctttcgactttttttcatatcgtgcgttatttggcttaaaatgttcattttcgtattttttggaatgttgtaaatgctataactctggtaatttttgtttttatgaaaaaagtcatgaggataaattgttcaactttttgaatactatgaataaccgtacagagaattttggaattttggaaaaagtggtctcgaaaatattcaaaatgtgcccactttaaatttttatgaaaaaaatatataatattaaaaaataccagTTGACTAAATCACAGTAAAAATTTACCCATTCATTTACCAATAACatctttatattatatattatattgtcCCACGTGTAGCTAAGGGGCATACACTACCGTCAGAATTTTTCGTTCACCTCTTTTTCATAATTGATTATGTTCTCTTAATTTGTATGATATAAGAGCTAACCAATTTTCTCTTTAAAGGTTGttgaatgctctcaaaattctgtataaaatgagcccaggatgaaaccaagttatttattttaaagtagatattgcaaaattagtggaaatttgaatgttttcttaaatttgaggTAATGtccaaaataatcaacattttttatcaagCTCATTCTGCCgcgatttggaagaacaccgttaactgcaaaacgGATAAGTCACCTGAAAAGCAGTTAACGGTAGGGGGCTCAAGGGaattatccaaaatgcagttaatggtgttttccaaatcacggcagcattttaaagctatttttccacaGTTTCGCAATAGTTTAGGAGCATTaatctaaccaaaaaaattatgtcacagagcaataaattaataaaaatttcaatattgtatgctgtaagaacaatatttttgtaaatataggAAACATAAAGCCATGAAGTTTCTAAAAAgttccccaaaatatatatttaatttttattccgaTTGGCCTACACATAAGATGtggaaaaatagatttaaaataagcCAAAGAACATTATACGATATTGATTATTTCGGATATTACCTCAAATTTAAGAAAGCATTGaagtttacactatttttgcattttttttttttaaatagacaattTGGCTTCATCCTAGgctcattttttatgtaatttatagaACATTTgaccttttaaagacataatATTTTAGTTCTgacataaattaaattaagagaatttaatcataaaaaaaagacgaacgtAAAATTTTGACGGGTAATGTACTTGTagaaagaatatgaaatttctaagtaaaaatttcacaatagCAGTTAAATGACAGTTAAAATTTCATGACAACAGAAGCAATGCTTTTTTTCTGAGGCTattctttttttgctttcaattaaaggaattttGTTTCATGCTTTGTTAGAATGACTCAGCCTCATTCAAAGGGTCTCCCGAAAGCTATAAAACGATCAGTTACTTCAATAGACTACACAAACTCGTAATGCTTGAAGTGGGTGCTTTCATTAAGGAAGAAAAATAAATCCATACGTAGAATATAAAAATGCAATGGCACTGTTGATCCCAATGAACAACTTTGAATCGTACGTATTTTTTACCAGAATGCGAGTAggataaaaattatatgtacagcGAATGGGGTGCAGATATCGATAGCAATATAAACTATATAAATGCAAAAACGAATATTATTTGTCAATGTTTATAAAAGAAAGATAATAATTACCGATGCTAATTTTTTATAGCATTAGACAATTCAAATTATAATCAATAGTATCTACTACCACTaacaatattacaaattaaaatattcaattatatatgtggaagaaaatatttcaaggtcTTCAAGAAATTATAGTtctcaagaagaaaaaaattaggatTAAAATATCTTATATAGATTGatttataaggataatttcaaaataattctaatgAGGAAAATATTGCACATGTTGGATAAGgaaattagtattaataaattAGATCCTCGTATCTGAGAAGGATCATTCGTCATAGCATATGAATTTTCCTTATAAATTTAGGTCGGTATTACGGCAAATTTTTGTGTGAATAAAAAACTTTCTGTTccgatattattttttgctaatttagaaaattagaacaatatttcactattttatgataaaatgaggAATATTAGGTTATAAATACACACAAAGTGTCATACAATCAAGAACATTATACACTAAAATCACACTTAAGAATTGCCCATCACTTAACTATTTATCACTAATTTACGAATTATCTAGCAGGTGGCAAGACTTCAGATTGGAATCACGAATCCTGAACATCCCGATTtctcattttctaaatttaagccTAAGTTTCTAAGATGTACAGCAGCGCcatcacttaaaaaaatatttaaaacattcgaTAGATAACCTAGAGAAGGATTATTTTCAGGTAGACTTTTATCTGAGGGTGAAACTTAATTATAACTGATAAGATAGTCCTTTTAAGAtggctatttaaatatttatcaagtaTTCCCTAAAATATAAACTTGAAATACATTTAGGCTTATTTTCCAAAATCCAAATGATCCATAAATATCGAGACCCTTCCATTAACACTGTACTCTTATTCCAGACTATGGTCCTTTATGACGAACGGGGCGCATACTTCGCCCATGCACTCTCAGATGTGAATACTACTGGATGGCCACAGGATCAAGTTCGAATCGAGGAGGGAAAACCAAAACATACTCCAAATCACCACCCGGGGAACAACATTCTCAGTTCTCCACCCTTGGCCTTCGAGGCTAATGTGACATCTCAAAAGCAGAATCTCCCTTCCCAAGCTCATCAGTCGTCTGTTAACGGCGTCTTGAGAACTTTTTTTACTGCATCACCAGAACAAGAACCCATAAGATACGGAGATTATTTCCCAATTTCCGAGAATCAGGGTCCTTTATCTTTTACCAATGAAAGTCAAAATTACCCAGAAGCAACTCAGCAGTCAATAACTTCAATCAGAAATGATCTTGCAAGTCAATATAGAAaggtattaaaatatataaaatagaatgTTAATGTCTGGATGTTTTTCTTTTAGCATTTTCTAAGTATAATACTGTATTAATAGGTAAGCTACACACATAGTGCTGCGAGGAAAGAGGTACAGGCGTATATCCCTGATCAAGAGAGGCAGCAACGGGAGCAACTTTTCCAACAGGAGCTACATCAACAGCGATTCCACCAACAACTAAATCTGACCCAAATACAAGCACGAGTACAGTTAGAAAGGATAAAAGAACAGGAATTTCAACAGAAGGAACTGAAACAACAGCATCAACAGCTCCAGGAATTTCAAGAACAGCCAAAATCATCAGATCTAGTACAAGACGACATTCTGCCCTTTCTTGAAGATATATTGCTACACAGTAATTCCATGTTCAAAACTCCGCCTACAACCTCCTTGCCTAACATGCCTCCAAACGAGACTCAAGGTAGCCCTCAAGTGCAGCCGATTGATCAAAATAGAGACACCAATAGtaagtataattttcttcaagCTATTACTAATTCAAGTGGCTCAAAATGCACAGTTATTGAAACTCCGATTCTTCCAGAAGAATGGGCCTCTCTATTGCCTTGCTCCATCTCGCAAGAAGAATCAAACCTATCAAGGTCAACGTCCCGGGCAAGTGAAGCAAGTTTAAACTCTAGAGAATCTAACACTCCAGTTTGTAATCGAATCTCGGAGAGTCAAGTCAGTTGCAGGAATTCACATGAAATTTCTTATCAAGACTCTGGATTTCTACATCATAAGGTGGCAAACAAAACCTGGAATGTTCCTGCAGATACCAGATCTGCCAACTTTAGAGATATTAATCATTTAGAAGAGATGATAAAGTTTACTGGTACTTTACCAGCTCCTCGAGCGCCAGCACGTGGAAGACCGCGTGGTTCGAAGAATGGCGTTAAAGCAACACGTAGTGCTGCAAAATCTACTAGAGTTCCTGATTATAAGAAAGATGGTAGAAATAAGTCGGTATTTCAAGATGTTTCTCAATATCCCGGATATCATCAGTTCTCTTCGGGATATGCTCAACAGTATCAGTGCGCACAAAAATCTGAACAATACGCACAACCTTATCTTTCGCTTAGGTACCCTCCACATTTACCTGAATATCCCGAACTTTCACCTGAATATCCCGAACCTTTACACGAACATCCCGAACATTTGCATGAACGTCTCGAACTTATACATGAACATCCCAGACATTTACATGAACATCCTCAATATTCTGGATATCCGACACTAATTTCTGGTTCGAGTCAACAACAGCTTTCAGGGTATACGAAGCAAATTTCTAAACCAGATTCTAGACAACATTCTAGACAGGTTCCTGAACCTGCTCACCAGTTTCCGCAACGTATGCATCAGTTCTCAGAAAGCATGCAACACCTGCCACGAAACATACAACATCTGCCACGAAACATCCAACAGTTTCCAACACAATATTCTCAACATTTAGAACAGCAGCTTCTTCAGCATACACGACAACCTCCTCAGTTTCCtgaagaactttttaaatatgcTCGACCACTTCTGGAATATGCTCAAGTGTCTGAATGCCGTCGTCATCTTCCTCAATATGCTGATGAGCTTCTAGCATATAATCACCAATTAATTAGTCAAGCTCAAGATCATCTTGGATTTACGCAGCAATTCCCTATCTACATTCCACAAATGTCTTCCCAGACTAAACAATTTGTTGGACCAGGTCAACAACTTTCTTCTCCAGATCAACAACTCTTTCATCAAAATCAACAACTTCCTGTTCGAAATCAGCTTCTTCTTCAGGGTCAACAACTTTCTGCTCAAAGTCAAAAAGCCCATGTTCAAATTCAACAAGCCCATGCTCAAATTCAACAAGCCCATGCTCAAAGTCAACATGTCCAAGCTCAAAGTCAGCAGCAACCCCTTGCTCAAAGTCAGCAAGCCCATGCTGAAAGTCCACATGTCCAtgctcaaaatcaacaatttcttgtTCCGCTTCAACAACTTCCTGTCCAAAGTTCACAAACTCCTGCCCAACGTCAACAATTTTCCCCCCAA
This Belonocnema kinseyi isolate 2016_QV_RU_SX_M_011 chromosome 3, B_treatae_v1, whole genome shotgun sequence DNA region includes the following protein-coding sequences:
- the LOC117170259 gene encoding bromodomain-containing protein 4-like isoform X1, with amino-acid sequence MTMVLYDERGAYFAHALSDVNTTGWPQDQVRIEEGKPKHTPNHHPGNNILSSPPLAFEANVTSQKQNLPSQAHQSSVNGVLRTFFTASPEQEPIRYGDYFPISENQGPLSFTNESQNYPEATQQSITSIRNDLASQYRKVSYTHSAARKEVQAYIPDQERQQREQLFQQELHQQRFHQQLNLTQIQARVQLERIKEQEFQQKELKQQHQQLQEFQEQPKSSDLVQDDILPFLEDILLHSNSMFKTPPTTSLPNMPPNETQGSPQVQPIDQNRDTNKEWASLLPCSISQEESNLSRSTSRASEASLNSRESNTPVCNRISESQVSCRNSHEISYQDSGFLHHKVANKTWNVPADTRSANFRDINHLEEMIKFTGTLPAPRAPARGRPRGSKNGVKATRSAAKSTRVPDYKKDGRNKSVFQDVSQYPGYHQFSSGYAQQYQCAQKSEQYAQPYLSLRYPPHLPEYPELSPEYPEPLHEHPEHLHERLELIHEHPRHLHEHPQYSGYPTLISGSSQQQLSGYTKQISKPDSRQHSRQVPEPAHQFPQRMHQFSESMQHLPRNIQHLPRNIQQFPTQYSQHLEQQLLQHTRQPPQFPEELFKYARPLLEYAQVSECRRHLPQYADELLAYNHQLISQAQDHLGFTQQFPIYIPQMSSQTKQFVGPGQQLSSPDQQLFHQNQQLPVRNQLLLQGQQLSAQSQKAHVQIQQAHAQIQQAHAQSQHVQAQSQQQPLAQSQQAHAESPHVHAQNQQFLVPLQQLPVQSSQTPAQRQQFSPQKQLPSPNKPFSGKLQHLLEGRHLPQSAQPQHPPQSAQPQHPPQSAQTQHPQGAQPQHPQSAEPQHPSQIAQPQHLPSALQRLSSPSEPFSGSVISTMEYRPEKCQKFLTTSPNLQEQKYPPNTPEDSSGPTRATPFFRSWHIPEVIPLSESSTESEHVKSPVVQQTEENNSEDATMQIEKNPMEVSDSQEISELASDDDIKIVSWIPTMPMDTASQMCDFEEELQTTGLENNRLPERKVLPETGVIHERSVIQERNVSQERNVLPEKNVLPEKNVLPERNELSESNEIQEMNILQERNAIQERNELPKRGIIQERNKSPERNELQERSVIQMRNILPKRNELRQAEAQMTSEIRQTNQSAQTKQLQVPEVSGKPFAFVVPISGGLVTVTPVLTPAQKSPSLRNFPRRFETAEWLLKSPPRLVIDTPADTRKRKREKLRWHYKPRKGLRASIKRYRARGIATRSPPPELYLKEAARNGDFMDDEDDYDEDEEEDYHQDAVNNNQMTVSKDAKHTETQEDSVKPKESAVSREENSHSSKPGSAPSDKLCKSPHETDTNAGDLQKSRIHHLGLPNLQRLVPKADRHK